One Pseudodesulfovibrio sp. S3 DNA window includes the following coding sequences:
- a CDS encoding CDP-alcohol phosphatidyltransferase family protein, whose protein sequence is MDYFNDEERDRQKAFAAKRDYVFFPIVRLLMAVKATPNQVSIAGVVCLMLTCLLPKSQAVMATSLMALYVFCDGIDGPLARRMGTAHPGGSLIDIVSDQLGVVFLSAAAIYHLGAWGPVMVIYASSYLIIIGLAVYANSLGIELRKFIRSKYIFFLLYLGSLLADRDLVTYFCAAFAFHYSIETFEALRRIYNHHAEKLEKSVEGRAD, encoded by the coding sequence ATGGATTATTTCAATGACGAGGAACGTGACAGGCAGAAAGCCTTCGCTGCCAAACGCGATTATGTATTCTTTCCGATCGTCCGTCTGCTGATGGCTGTGAAGGCAACCCCGAACCAGGTTTCAATCGCAGGCGTTGTCTGCCTGATGCTCACGTGTTTGCTGCCGAAATCCCAAGCGGTCATGGCCACATCCCTCATGGCGCTGTACGTGTTCTGCGACGGCATTGACGGCCCGCTTGCACGGCGGATGGGAACTGCGCACCCCGGAGGTTCCCTGATAGACATCGTCTCGGACCAACTTGGCGTGGTCTTTTTGTCTGCTGCGGCAATTTACCATCTGGGCGCCTGGGGTCCGGTAATGGTCATATACGCAAGTTCCTATCTGATTATTATCGGTCTTGCCGTTTATGCGAACTCCCTTGGGATCGAACTCAGGAAGTTCATTCGTTCGAAATACATCTTTTTCCTTTTGTACTTGGGCTCTCTGCTGGCTGACAGGGATTTGGTCACATACTTCTGTGCGGCCTTTGCCTTCCACTACTCCATAGAGACGTTTGAGGCTTTGCGGCGGATATACAACCATCAC